The following are encoded in a window of Deltaproteobacteria bacterium genomic DNA:
- the recG gene encoding ATP-dependent DNA helicase RecG, producing the protein MRQENLSMSLRYVKGVGPKIYERLEKKGLRTVKDALYFFPKDYQDRRFITKIGDMKKEGTYLFAGKISRANEIRFFSGGRCFEVFMEDETGGTCLKWLNYNPKRWKSIYGEGRKILVYGSAKYFQGRMEFLHPEVTFPDAGGEFPRHDRGIISPVYSDIEGIHQKIVRKIILTAVQSHADSLIDPLPESILRREDLPPLAVSLRSIHLPEGSSDVEELRNYRTAYHRRIIFDEFFSLQLGLARKKYLGCRERGVEISWDRNIVDEIKKRLPFQLTGAQRTAVNDILKDMKKKEPMQRLLQGDVGSGKTIVAWIASMVAWHRGYQVAVMAPTEILAEQHFKNFKELSNGLALNIGLLTASVTGKEKTRIKEDIASGRINIVVGTHAIIQEDVSFHNLALVIVDEQHRFGVYQRLKMRLKGQSPHMLVMTATPIPRTLAMTLYGDLDVSVIDEMPPGRTPVETRLIYEWQRDELYEFIRQEVAKGGQAFIVYPLVEESEKIDLRAAKEMYGHLKRDIFTDFGVELIHGKIKGGEKERIVGGFRNGSVSILVSTTVIEVGIDVPSANIMVIEHPERFGLSQLHQLRGRVGRGRKKSYCFLVAGKKESEDAKRRLEVMVRTTDGFKVAEEDLLIRGPGEFIGTRQSGLPDLIFGNIIRDSRVLKNARELAFEIIAEDPELGRQENRELRSFVSSMWGGRIDFAFV; encoded by the coding sequence ATGAGACAGGAAAACCTCAGCATGAGTCTTCGATACGTGAAAGGGGTGGGGCCGAAAATTTACGAAAGGCTGGAGAAGAAGGGCCTCAGGACGGTAAAGGATGCGCTCTACTTTTTTCCGAAGGACTACCAGGACAGGCGTTTCATCACCAAAATAGGCGATATGAAAAAAGAGGGAACCTATCTGTTCGCAGGCAAAATCTCGAGGGCGAATGAAATCCGTTTTTTCTCCGGTGGCCGCTGTTTCGAGGTTTTCATGGAAGATGAGACGGGCGGTACATGCCTGAAGTGGCTCAACTACAACCCGAAGAGATGGAAATCGATATACGGGGAAGGGCGGAAGATCCTCGTTTACGGCAGCGCAAAATATTTCCAGGGAAGGATGGAATTTCTTCACCCCGAGGTAACCTTTCCCGACGCGGGGGGTGAATTTCCCCGCCATGACAGAGGAATAATATCGCCCGTCTATTCGGACATAGAGGGGATCCATCAGAAGATTGTGAGGAAAATCATTTTAACCGCCGTGCAGTCTCATGCAGATTCTCTGATCGATCCGCTTCCCGAATCGATCCTTAGGAGGGAAGATCTTCCACCCCTTGCTGTATCATTGAGAAGCATCCACCTCCCGGAAGGCAGCTCAGACGTGGAAGAGCTCAGAAACTACAGAACCGCCTATCACAGGCGGATCATCTTTGACGAGTTCTTTTCGCTCCAGCTGGGGTTGGCAAGGAAGAAATATCTGGGGTGCAGGGAGAGAGGGGTGGAAATTTCGTGGGACAGAAACATCGTCGATGAAATCAAAAAGAGGCTGCCTTTTCAGCTCACCGGCGCGCAGAGAACGGCGGTAAACGACATCCTGAAAGACATGAAGAAGAAAGAGCCGATGCAAAGGCTCCTTCAGGGCGACGTAGGTTCGGGCAAAACCATTGTCGCGTGGATAGCATCCATGGTTGCGTGGCACCGGGGTTACCAGGTTGCCGTCATGGCGCCCACCGAGATTCTCGCCGAGCAGCACTTCAAAAACTTCAAGGAACTCTCAAACGGTCTGGCTTTAAACATCGGCCTGCTCACCGCTTCAGTTACCGGAAAGGAAAAAACCCGGATAAAAGAGGACATCGCATCCGGGAGGATAAACATCGTGGTTGGAACGCACGCCATAATACAGGAGGACGTTTCGTTTCACAACCTGGCGCTGGTTATCGTCGATGAGCAGCATCGGTTCGGCGTATACCAGAGGTTGAAAATGAGGCTCAAGGGGCAGTCTCCCCACATGCTCGTCATGACGGCGACGCCGATCCCCAGGACGCTTGCCATGACTCTTTACGGGGACCTGGATGTTTCGGTAATCGATGAGATGCCCCCTGGAAGGACGCCGGTTGAGACAAGGCTCATTTATGAATGGCAGAGGGATGAACTCTACGAGTTCATCCGGCAGGAGGTGGCGAAGGGAGGCCAGGCTTTCATCGTGTATCCGCTGGTGGAGGAATCGGAAAAGATTGATCTAAGAGCCGCCAAGGAGATGTACGGTCATCTAAAAAGGGATATTTTCACCGATTTTGGCGTGGAGCTTATCCACGGAAAAATAAAGGGCGGGGAGAAGGAGAGGATCGTGGGCGGTTTCAGAAACGGCAGCGTATCAATCCTCGTTTCCACAACGGTTATTGAAGTCGGTATCGACGTGCCGTCGGCCAATATCATGGTGATCGAACATCCGGAACGGTTTGGCCTCTCCCAGCTCCATCAGCTGAGAGGGAGGGTGGGAAGAGGAAGGAAGAAATCGTACTGTTTTCTCGTTGCGGGGAAAAAAGAGTCGGAAGACGCGAAACGGCGCCTCGAGGTCATGGTGCGCACCACGGACGGCTTCAAAGTTGCCGAAGAAGATTTGCTCATCAGGGGGCCGGGTGAGTTCATCGGGACGCGACAGTCGGGACTTCCCGATCTTATATTCGGGAACATCATTCGCGATAGCCGCGTGCTCAAAAATGCACGGGAACTGGCATTTGAAATAATAGCGGAGGACCCTGAGCTTGGCCGACAGGAGAACAGGGAACTCCGCTCATTCGTCAGTTCCATGTGGGGTGGAAGAATCGATTTTGCGTTCGTGTAA